A window from Primulina eburnea isolate SZY01 chromosome 2, ASM2296580v1, whole genome shotgun sequence encodes these proteins:
- the LOC140823044 gene encoding uncharacterized protein: MKESILMRVLFCKIHCPLICFCKPSVAHLYCSEPLKLENSTPSTVPTEIAGSDSFDNKSCGEGKEERVNWNTEANFVGKSCIKKPPAIVPKSTEEIVRKRVQWIDNFGKELAQIKEFESSHEKEQLSAHCSYHRISSLLCGVKMVR, encoded by the exons ATGAAGGAAAGTATTTTGATGAGGGTTTTGTTTTGCAAGATTCACTGTCCACTTATTTGTTTCTGCAAACCCTCTGTTGCTCATCTTTATTGCTCTGAGCCACTGAAATTGGAGAACAGTACTCCCAGTACTGTTCCAACAGAGATTGCAGGTTCTGATAGTTTTGATAATAAGTCATGTGGTGAAGGAAAAGAAGAGCGTGTAAATTGGAATACGGAAGCTAACTTTGTGGGCAAGAGCTGCATTAAAAAGCCACCGGCTATTGTGCCAAAATCTACTGAAGAAATTGTCAGGAAAAGAGTACAATGGATTGATAATTTTGGTAAGGAACTGGCTCAGATCAAGGAATTTGAATCAAG TCATGAGAAAGAACAACTCTCCGCTCATTGTTCTTACCAtagaatttcaagtctattatGTGGCGTTAAAATGGTGCGGTGA